A single genomic interval of Acidobacteriota bacterium harbors:
- the galK gene encoding galactokinase, with product MDSVIAAVAEKFKKKFSERPALFLSPGRVNLIGEHTDYNEGFVLPAATDRAVVFAAAPRQDDVCHFVSLDFGQEFRCEMDALYRSPLRWPDYLLGVLDQMLRAGLPVRGVNCVFGGNIPIGAGMSSSAAVEAGLAFALNHLFRLGLDSRTIVKLAQKAENEFVGVRCGIMDQFINIHGRAGTALKLDCRTLDYEYIPFEFETLRIVVCDTLVRHELASTEYNARRAQCEDGVRVLQEFDPSVRSLRDSTLEMLADRRSAFDPVVFRRCVYVLQENRRVGEACGALSRGDIAAFGRLMSASHAGLRDDYEVSCPELDVLVESASRRPGVHGSRMMGGGFGGCTINLVEEVAISEFRRVVEGDYEAAFGKRPPVHVVRISGGTRLLE from the coding sequence ATGGATTCGGTCATCGCGGCCGTCGCCGAAAAGTTCAAAAAGAAGTTCTCCGAACGTCCGGCTCTTTTCCTGTCTCCGGGCCGCGTCAACCTGATCGGTGAACACACCGACTACAACGAGGGATTCGTTCTTCCGGCGGCCACGGACAGGGCCGTTGTTTTTGCCGCCGCTCCGCGTCAGGATGACGTCTGCCATTTCGTCTCTCTCGATTTCGGGCAGGAATTCCGTTGCGAAATGGATGCCCTGTACCGCTCACCGCTCCGCTGGCCGGATTATCTTCTCGGTGTTCTCGATCAGATGCTTCGGGCCGGACTTCCCGTGCGCGGCGTGAATTGCGTCTTCGGCGGCAACATCCCCATCGGAGCCGGGATGTCCTCCTCGGCGGCCGTCGAGGCGGGTCTGGCCTTCGCCCTCAACCATCTCTTCCGGCTCGGACTCGATTCCCGGACGATCGTCAAGTTGGCCCAAAAGGCCGAAAACGAATTCGTCGGCGTCCGCTGCGGCATTATGGATCAGTTCATCAATATCCACGGCCGGGCCGGGACGGCTCTCAAACTGGACTGCCGGACTCTGGATTATGAATATATTCCCTTCGAATTCGAAACCCTCCGCATCGTCGTCTGCGACACCCTCGTCCGGCACGAGCTGGCCTCAACGGAATACAACGCACGCCGCGCCCAATGCGAGGACGGCGTTCGCGTGCTTCAGGAGTTCGATCCCTCCGTCCGCAGCCTGCGCGACTCGACCCTCGAAATGCTGGCCGACCGCCGGAGCGCTTTCGATCCCGTCGTTTTTCGCCGGTGCGTCTATGTCCTTCAGGAAAACCGGCGTGTCGGCGAAGCCTGCGGGGCTCTCTCCCGCGGTGATATCGCGGCCTTCGGGCGCTTGATGTCGGCCTCCCACGCCGGTTTGAGGGACGATTACGAAGTGAGCTGCCCGGAACTCGATGTGCTGGTCGAGAGCGCCTCCCGCCGGCCCGGTGTCCACGGCTCCCGAATGATGGGCGGCGGCTTCGGCGGCTGCACCATCAACCTTGTCGAAGAGGTTGCGATTTCCGAGTTTCGAAGAGTCGTCGAAGGCGACTACGAGGCGGCTTTCGGCAAGCGCCCGCCCGTCCATGTTGTTCGAATCTCGGGCGGAACACGCCTCCTTGAATAG
- the tmk gene encoding dTMP kinase, which yields MPGLLIVFEGIDGSGKTTQARSLVRRLKARGYPAVYFREPSRGVYGREIRKKAVSAGSLTPEEELDLFQKDRRDNVDRNLAPALAAGKIVVLDRYYFSTIAYQGAKGIDRGRIRRLNERFAIRPDIVFIIDIDPVSSLGRISGRKTRHELFEREDYLAEVRTIFRSFQGRPFVIVDGSRTSREIGREIWESVRDLIY from the coding sequence ATGCCTGGACTTCTCATTGTTTTCGAGGGGATCGACGGCTCCGGAAAAACGACCCAGGCCCGATCTCTTGTCCGGCGCCTGAAAGCCCGGGGATACCCGGCGGTCTATTTCCGGGAGCCCTCGAGAGGGGTTTACGGCCGGGAAATCCGCAAAAAGGCCGTATCCGCCGGATCGCTCACGCCCGAGGAGGAACTCGATCTGTTTCAGAAAGACCGGCGCGACAACGTCGACCGAAATCTTGCCCCCGCCCTTGCAGCCGGAAAAATCGTTGTTCTCGACCGTTACTACTTCTCCACCATCGCCTATCAGGGGGCCAAAGGGATCGACCGCGGCCGAATCCGCCGCCTGAACGAACGCTTCGCAATACGGCCCGACATCGTCTTCATCATCGATATCGACCCCGTGAGCAGCCTCGGCCGGATCTCCGGCCGCAAGACCCGCCACGAGCTCTTCGAGCGCGAAGATTATCTTGCGGAGGTCAGGACGATTTTCCGATCGTTTCAGGGCCGGCCGTTTGTCATTGTCGACGGCAGCCGGACCTCCCGTGAAATCGGCCGGGAGATTTGGGAATCCGTCCGGGATCTGATATATTAA
- the nrdR gene encoding transcriptional regulator NrdR — MRCPFCGFQESKVIDSRESKIGVSIRRRRECLKCRRRFTTYEKIEEIPLMVVKKDGSRQPFDSQKLLKGMLTACEKRPIPVQELEATVEEVEAMLQERPDREIGVADIGRLVMDRLKDLDKVAYVRFASVYREFKDVDEFRNELDTLLKEK; from the coding sequence ATGAGGTGTCCTTTCTGCGGGTTTCAGGAAAGCAAGGTCATCGATTCGCGGGAGAGCAAGATCGGGGTTTCCATACGGCGCAGACGCGAATGTCTGAAATGCCGGCGCCGCTTCACCACCTATGAGAAAATCGAGGAAATTCCCCTCATGGTCGTCAAGAAGGACGGTTCGCGCCAGCCTTTCGACAGCCAGAAGCTCCTCAAAGGGATGTTGACCGCCTGCGAGAAGAGGCCCATTCCCGTCCAGGAGCTTGAAGCCACTGTGGAAGAGGTCGAAGCCATGTTGCAGGAGAGGCCGGACCGGGAAATCGGCGTTGCGGACATCGGACGGCTCGTCATGGACAGGCTCAAGGATCTCGACAAGGTCGCCTACGTCCGGTTCGCCTCGGTTTACCGCGAATTCAAGGATGTTGACGAATTTCGGAACGAACTCGACACGCTGCTCAAAGAGAAATAA
- a CDS encoding Do family serine endopeptidase yields MRKTAVVGAAAFVLGLVTAGYIFFQSGDRPGSISATFENKPEPNAANLLFAASQENKTNLDFVAITEKMGPAVVSIEAKRVERRRTMGSQEEWPFDDFWNRFFGQPRGREEERQYTAQGTGFFISSDGYILTNNHIVENAASVTVNTVQGKEYPAEILGTDPPTDLALLKIKAENLPFAELGDSSQLRVGEWVLAIGNPLGMAHTVTAGIVSAKGRQIDASSYQDFIQTDAAINRGNSGGPLINMRGEVIGINSNILTPTGGNIGIGFAIPSNIAANVVAQLKEEGRVVRGWLGVGIQDVTEAIRKQLKLKEKAGAVVTTVEPGSPAEKAGLRLYDVIVSIDGEPIKDGHDLRFKIADIRPGNKTKIDIIRDGKLESLTTVLEERESDQGPAAASKMEKDIGISVTALTPQIAQRYGLQTTEGLLITEVRRGSEAAQRGLRTGMIILEVNRTKVTAVRDFENILKKTESGDEIILLVRIDTQGRSPQDMIISVRVP; encoded by the coding sequence ATGAGGAAAACAGCAGTTGTCGGTGCGGCCGCATTCGTTCTCGGCCTTGTCACCGCGGGATATATTTTTTTCCAGTCCGGGGACAGGCCCGGTTCGATAAGCGCAACATTTGAAAACAAACCGGAACCGAATGCTGCGAATCTTCTGTTTGCCGCCTCACAAGAAAACAAAACCAACCTGGATTTTGTCGCCATCACGGAGAAAATGGGGCCGGCCGTCGTGAGCATCGAGGCCAAGCGGGTCGAGAGGCGAAGAACAATGGGGTCCCAGGAAGAATGGCCCTTCGACGATTTCTGGAACCGCTTTTTCGGACAGCCCCGGGGCCGCGAGGAGGAACGCCAGTATACGGCCCAGGGCACCGGCTTTTTTATCAGCAGCGACGGATATATCCTGACCAATAACCACATTGTGGAAAACGCCGCCTCCGTGACTGTGAATACGGTCCAGGGGAAAGAATATCCGGCGGAAATCCTGGGCACCGACCCGCCCACCGACCTGGCCCTGCTCAAGATCAAGGCCGAAAACCTGCCTTTTGCGGAACTCGGCGATTCGAGCCAGCTCCGGGTGGGAGAATGGGTTCTGGCCATCGGTAATCCGCTGGGCATGGCCCATACCGTCACGGCCGGAATCGTCAGCGCCAAGGGGCGCCAGATCGACGCCTCCAGCTATCAGGACTTCATTCAGACCGACGCCGCCATCAATCGCGGAAACAGCGGAGGACCACTCATCAACATGCGGGGCGAGGTCATCGGGATCAACTCCAACATCCTGACACCGACGGGAGGCAACATCGGCATCGGCTTTGCCATCCCCTCGAACATCGCCGCCAACGTCGTCGCCCAGCTCAAGGAAGAAGGTCGCGTCGTCCGGGGCTGGCTGGGAGTCGGAATCCAGGATGTCACGGAAGCCATCCGCAAGCAGTTGAAGCTCAAGGAAAAGGCCGGGGCCGTCGTCACCACGGTCGAGCCGGGAAGCCCGGCCGAAAAAGCGGGTCTCCGTCTCTATGACGTCATTGTTTCGATCGACGGCGAACCGATCAAAGACGGCCACGACCTGAGATTCAAGATCGCGGACATCCGGCCGGGCAATAAAACGAAAATCGACATCATCCGCGACGGCAAACTCGAAAGCCTGACGACGGTCCTCGAGGAAAGGGAATCCGACCAGGGCCCGGCTGCGGCTTCCAAAATGGAAAAAGACATCGGGATTTCCGTCACCGCTCTGACCCCCCAAATCGCCCAGAGATACGGTCTCCAGACCACCGAGGGCCTGCTGATCACCGAAGTCCGCCGCGGCAGCGAGGCCGCCCAGCGGGGGCTGAGGACGGGCATGATCATCCTTGAGGTCAACCGGACGAAAGTTACGGCCGTCCGGGATTTTGAAAACATTTTGAAGAAAACCGAATCCGGAGACGAAATCATTCTTCTCGTCCGCATCGATACCCAAGGACGGTCTCCCCAGGACATGATCATTTCCGTCAGAGTCCCTTGA
- a CDS encoding lysylphosphatidylglycerol synthase transmembrane domain-containing protein: protein MKKNIVRFGLAFLLSLAFLYFFFRSVNWSDVIGHLTRVKPVFALLLVFLVPIHIVTRSLRWRFLLVHEKPNVKFSNMFAGNAVGFTVTLIFPGRLGELVKPLYLAGKERMRKGFVIGTVVVERIFDVFTMCTLLALFLLAKPLYDSLFKVDAETIKLLKFSGFLGAGAALAVLLVSLSLYFFRERTLRVFAWFLRPFPAAFSGKVLNLAGEFIEGLKFFHSVGNLLAYAAMSFVVWLGIVLYYWILFFAYGHPVPFFTLIPYVFLTMIGASIPTPGMVGGFHFFSRMGIMSLFPDIDPNMAVSMTIVVHAVQVVVTCLIGYAILWKDGLSLLQLKKLGESADP from the coding sequence ATGAAAAAAAATATCGTGCGTTTTGGTCTGGCCTTTCTTCTCAGCCTCGCCTTTCTTTATTTCTTTTTCCGGAGTGTGAATTGGAGCGATGTCATCGGCCACCTGACGCGGGTCAAGCCCGTTTTTGCCTTGCTCCTGGTCTTTCTTGTCCCCATTCACATTGTGACGAGGTCCCTGCGCTGGCGGTTTCTTCTCGTGCATGAGAAACCGAACGTCAAGTTCTCAAACATGTTCGCCGGGAATGCCGTCGGATTCACCGTCACCCTCATTTTTCCGGGCAGGTTGGGAGAACTCGTGAAGCCGCTTTACCTGGCAGGAAAAGAAAGAATGCGCAAAGGATTCGTGATCGGCACGGTCGTTGTGGAAAGAATTTTCGATGTTTTCACCATGTGCACGCTTCTCGCCCTTTTCCTCCTGGCAAAACCTCTTTACGACTCCCTGTTCAAGGTTGATGCGGAAACCATAAAGCTGTTGAAGTTTTCCGGTTTCCTTGGAGCGGGCGCCGCCCTGGCCGTGCTCCTTGTCAGTCTGTCGCTTTATTTTTTCAGGGAGAGAACCTTGAGGGTTTTCGCCTGGTTCCTGCGTCCTTTTCCGGCCGCGTTTTCCGGAAAAGTCCTCAATCTCGCGGGTGAATTCATCGAGGGCCTCAAGTTTTTTCATTCGGTGGGCAATCTCCTTGCCTACGCAGCGATGTCCTTCGTTGTCTGGTTGGGGATCGTCCTCTATTACTGGATCCTCTTTTTCGCCTACGGTCACCCCGTGCCCTTTTTCACCCTGATCCCGTATGTGTTCCTGACCATGATTGGGGCCTCCATCCCGACGCCGGGCATGGTCGGGGGGTTTCATTTCTTTAGCCGCATGGGCATCATGTCCCTCTTTCCCGATATCGACCCCAATATGGCCGTCAGCATGACCATTGTCGTTCATGCCGTTCAGGTTGTGGTGACATGTCTCATCGGATATGCTATATTGTGGAAGGACGGTTTGTCCCTGCTTCAGTTGAAGAAACTGGGTGAAAGCGCGGATCCATGA
- a CDS encoding DUF418 domain-containing protein, translating into MTERVQPIAASQRIPLLDILRGTAIFGILAVNMPLMNAPVTTMLASIRLWEGLPDRIMEVVIKLFFEGKFYTLFSLLFGYGFWLFLNKPVSEGRTILPLYARRVFILLLIGILHMVLLWAGDILIFYALFGFLLILFRKASDRKIFRWALAFILIPIILTVLMTLMFSLASMDPKAAAEIQAGMNAQVERLNAQVMTALDVYARGSFAEIVGMRITEWLTLLPGLLFFYPNVMAMFLLGMLAARRGILADIEKHLPAFRKIFRWGLIIGLPANIIFAWVSYHGQPGDPTWPNALGVLCFGFGGPALTLAYISGIALLFRRGFLKPAADRLASVGRMALTNYLMQSIIGAILFHSYGFALYGKVSIWQSFLLTMVIFAVQAALSPLWLRRFRFGPAEWVWRSLTYLKPQPMKSTK; encoded by the coding sequence ATGACGGAACGTGTTCAACCCATAGCCGCCAGTCAAAGGATTCCGCTTCTTGACATTCTCCGGGGCACGGCCATCTTCGGCATTCTGGCCGTCAACATGCCACTGATGAACGCCCCGGTCACGACCATGCTGGCCTCCATCCGGCTCTGGGAAGGTCTCCCCGACAGGATTATGGAGGTTGTCATCAAGCTGTTTTTCGAAGGCAAATTCTACACTCTCTTCTCGCTGCTTTTCGGCTACGGCTTCTGGCTCTTTCTCAACAAGCCGGTATCCGAAGGACGAACCATTCTCCCCCTTTACGCAAGGCGGGTGTTCATCCTCCTGTTGATCGGCATCCTTCACATGGTTCTTCTCTGGGCCGGGGACATCCTGATCTTTTATGCGCTTTTCGGTTTTCTGCTGATCCTGTTCAGGAAGGCCTCCGACAGAAAAATCTTCCGCTGGGCACTCGCCTTCATCCTGATCCCCATCATTCTCACCGTCCTCATGACCCTGATGTTCAGCCTGGCCTCCATGGATCCGAAAGCCGCGGCGGAGATTCAGGCCGGCATGAACGCCCAGGTCGAACGACTCAACGCCCAGGTCATGACGGCCCTCGACGTCTATGCCCGGGGGTCTTTCGCCGAGATCGTCGGGATGAGAATCACGGAGTGGCTGACCCTGCTGCCCGGTCTCCTGTTCTTCTATCCCAACGTCATGGCCATGTTTCTTCTGGGAATGCTGGCCGCCCGCCGGGGGATCCTGGCCGACATCGAAAAACACCTGCCGGCCTTTCGAAAGATTTTTCGTTGGGGATTGATCATCGGGCTTCCGGCCAACATCATCTTCGCCTGGGTTTCCTATCATGGGCAGCCGGGCGATCCGACCTGGCCCAACGCCCTCGGCGTCCTGTGTTTCGGTTTCGGCGGGCCGGCGCTGACCCTGGCCTATATCTCGGGCATCGCCCTGCTGTTCCGGAGGGGATTCCTGAAGCCGGCTGCGGACAGGCTGGCTTCGGTCGGACGCATGGCCCTCACGAATTACCTGATGCAGAGCATCATCGGCGCGATTCTCTTTCATTCCTACGGTTTCGCTCTCTACGGAAAAGTGAGCATCTGGCAGAGCTTCCTTCTTACCATGGTGATTTTCGCGGTCCAGGCCGCGCTCAGTCCTCTCTGGCTGCGCCGTTTCCGGTTCGGCCCGGCGGAGTGGGTTTGGAGAAGCCTGACCTATTTGAAGCCGCAGCCGATGAAATCCACAAAATAA
- the lon gene encoding endopeptidase La yields the protein MAVIDDPNGERIENIADETETGSDQEQKLQIPARLPVLLLRDVVIFPYMIAPLFVGREKSKTAIDEALASNRMILLVTQKNMEDEDPDRDGVYGMGTVTLIMRMLKLPDGRVRILAQGLIRARITSFEDDGTAIHAGIEVVHEPESEDKTLESEALIRNVRSGLEKATSMGKSIPPEVLIIAANVEEAGRLADLTASNLELKVPEAQDILEIVDPHPRLKKVYELLARELELLDVQSKISSEAKGEMDKLQKQYYLRQQLKAIQKELGEGSEIQEEIKTYRSKLKKLKVAEEVREELEKQIVRLSQMHPESAETTVVRNYLDWMFALPWNKTTVDNLDLIKAKAILDEDHFGLDKVKERILEYLGVRKLSRQAKGPILCFVGPPGVGKTSLGRSIARALGRKFIRLSLGGVRDEAEIRGHRRTYVGAMPGRIIQGLRRGGSNNPVFMMDEVDKIGADFRGDPSSALLEVLDPEQNNSFRDHYLGVPYDLSRVMFITTANLLDPIQPAFRDRMEIIRLPGYTEEEKLSIAVKHLIPKQVEENALNAGLIRFTEGAIKKMISLYTREAGVRNLEREIASVCRKVARRVAEGRKGGSLITSQNTEKLLGPPKIFKDQILKKDQVGIATGVAWTASGGEILFVEASKMPGKGRLSLTGSLGEVMKESAQAALTYARSHAREFGIEARLFSENDFHIHIPEGAIPKDGPSAGVTMASALLSTCIDIKVRGDVAMTGEITLRGNVLPVGGIKEKVLAARRAGVKTMVLPQANRKDLVDIPRNVRRDMDFIFAEDIRDVFKAALVKSFGAKKRPALKASVKRTAGNTRRRK from the coding sequence ATGGCCGTCATAGACGACCCGAACGGCGAACGGATCGAGAACATCGCGGACGAAACCGAAACCGGTTCGGATCAGGAACAGAAACTGCAGATCCCCGCCCGGCTTCCCGTGCTTCTGCTGCGGGATGTCGTCATTTTCCCTTATATGATCGCCCCCCTGTTTGTGGGCCGCGAAAAATCCAAAACCGCCATTGACGAAGCTCTGGCTTCGAACCGGATGATTCTTCTCGTCACCCAGAAAAACATGGAGGATGAGGATCCCGATCGGGACGGCGTTTACGGAATGGGCACGGTCACCCTGATCATGCGCATGCTCAAGCTTCCCGACGGCCGCGTCCGGATTCTGGCCCAGGGTCTGATTCGGGCCCGGATCACGTCTTTCGAGGATGACGGCACGGCCATCCATGCCGGCATCGAAGTCGTCCATGAGCCCGAGAGCGAGGACAAAACCCTGGAAAGCGAAGCCCTGATCCGCAACGTCCGGTCCGGTCTGGAAAAAGCGACTTCCATGGGAAAAAGCATTCCGCCCGAAGTCCTCATCATCGCCGCCAATGTCGAAGAGGCCGGCCGTCTGGCGGATCTCACGGCTTCGAATCTCGAACTCAAGGTGCCCGAAGCCCAGGACATTCTGGAAATCGTCGATCCCCATCCGAGGCTCAAGAAAGTTTACGAGCTTCTGGCCAGGGAATTGGAACTTCTGGATGTTCAATCCAAGATCTCGAGCGAGGCCAAAGGAGAGATGGACAAGCTGCAGAAGCAGTATTATCTCCGGCAGCAGCTCAAGGCCATCCAGAAGGAACTCGGTGAAGGGAGCGAGATCCAGGAGGAGATCAAGACCTACCGGAGCAAGCTCAAGAAACTGAAAGTGGCCGAGGAGGTCCGGGAGGAACTTGAGAAACAGATCGTCCGGTTGAGCCAGATGCATCCGGAATCGGCCGAGACCACGGTGGTCCGGAATTACCTCGACTGGATGTTTGCTCTTCCCTGGAACAAAACGACCGTGGACAACCTGGATTTGATCAAAGCCAAAGCGATCCTGGACGAAGACCATTTCGGGCTGGACAAGGTCAAGGAAAGAATCCTCGAATACCTGGGCGTCCGGAAACTGTCCCGCCAGGCCAAGGGCCCGATCCTGTGCTTTGTCGGGCCTCCCGGAGTGGGCAAAACCTCCCTCGGCCGCTCCATAGCCCGCGCCCTCGGACGAAAATTCATCCGTCTGTCCCTGGGCGGCGTGCGCGACGAGGCCGAGATCCGCGGCCACCGGCGGACCTATGTCGGCGCCATGCCGGGCCGCATCATCCAGGGTCTCCGCCGTGGGGGATCCAACAACCCCGTCTTCATGATGGATGAAGTCGACAAGATCGGAGCCGATTTCAGGGGCGACCCGTCGTCGGCCCTTCTGGAAGTTCTGGACCCGGAGCAGAATAACTCGTTCCGGGACCATTACCTGGGCGTGCCCTACGATCTATCCCGGGTCATGTTCATCACGACCGCCAACCTGCTCGATCCCATCCAGCCGGCCTTCCGGGACAGAATGGAGATCATCAGGCTCCCCGGCTATACGGAGGAGGAAAAGCTGTCCATCGCCGTCAAGCACCTCATCCCCAAACAGGTTGAGGAAAACGCCCTGAACGCCGGGCTCATCCGTTTCACCGAGGGCGCCATCAAGAAAATGATCTCCCTTTACACCCGCGAAGCCGGCGTCCGCAATCTGGAGCGCGAAATCGCCTCCGTCTGCCGCAAGGTGGCCCGCCGGGTCGCTGAAGGCCGGAAGGGGGGGTCGCTCATCACCTCGCAAAACACCGAAAAGCTGCTCGGCCCGCCGAAAATATTCAAGGACCAGATTTTAAAGAAGGATCAGGTCGGCATCGCCACCGGAGTCGCCTGGACGGCTTCCGGCGGGGAAATTTTGTTCGTCGAGGCCTCCAAGATGCCCGGCAAAGGCCGCCTTTCTTTAACAGGATCTCTCGGCGAGGTCATGAAGGAATCGGCTCAGGCCGCCCTGACCTATGCCCGTTCACACGCCCGGGAATTCGGCATCGAAGCCCGCCTGTTTTCCGAGAATGATTTTCATATCCACATTCCCGAAGGCGCCATCCCCAAGGACGGCCCTTCCGCCGGCGTCACCATGGCCTCGGCGCTGCTCTCCACCTGCATCGATATCAAGGTTCGCGGTGATGTGGCCATGACCGGGGAGATCACCCTGAGGGGCAACGTCCTGCCGGTCGGCGGGATTAAGGAAAAAGTTCTGGCGGCCCGCCGGGCGGGCGTGAAAACGATGGTCCTTCCCCAGGCCAACCGCAAGGATCTCGTCGATATTCCCCGCAATGTCCGCAGGGATATGGATTTCATTTTTGCCGAAGATATCCGGGATGTTTTCAAAGCCGCCCTGGTCAAGAGTTTCGGCGCGAAAAAAAGGCCGGCGCTTAAAGCTTCCGTCAAGCGGACCGCGGGAAATACTCGCCGACGAAAATAA
- a CDS encoding 4Fe-4S dicluster domain-containing protein: MAHRTGKSGYEQLIKRLNKFPQGVTPSKLLYEILKMLMSEKEASLVALIPIKPFTAKTAARAWKMPLPEAEKVLETLAGRALLIDVQGRKNRYYVLPPPMAGFFEFSMMRLRGDIDQKALAELFYQYITVEEDFIKALFTQGETQLGRVFVNESVLTNGNALHVLDYERASEVVKTASHRGISLCYCRHKMEHAGRACDAPQDICMTFNTTAASLARHGYARSVDVAEGLALLDEARERNLVQFGENVRKSVGFICNCCGCCCEAMIAQRRFGLLRPVHTTNFLPEIDPVSCNGCGECVAVCPVEAMTLISANDPAHPRKKKAKLDEQVCLGCGICLRVCKSKSLRLVSRPERVITPLDSTHKAVLMAIERGKLQNLVFDNQAHAGHRAMAAILGVILKLPPIKQAMASKQMKSRYLETLIARL; the protein is encoded by the coding sequence ATGGCTCACAGGACCGGAAAATCAGGCTATGAGCAGCTCATCAAGCGACTCAACAAGTTTCCCCAGGGCGTAACGCCTTCCAAGCTCCTCTACGAAATTCTCAAGATGCTCATGAGCGAAAAGGAGGCTTCGCTCGTGGCCCTGATTCCCATCAAGCCTTTCACCGCAAAGACAGCCGCCCGAGCCTGGAAGATGCCTCTCCCCGAGGCCGAAAAGGTCCTGGAGACCCTGGCAGGCCGGGCGCTTCTTATTGATGTTCAAGGCCGAAAAAACCGGTATTACGTCCTGCCGCCGCCCATGGCCGGGTTCTTCGAATTTTCGATGATGAGGCTTCGCGGCGACATCGACCAGAAAGCCCTGGCCGAACTTTTCTACCAATATATCACCGTCGAGGAAGATTTCATCAAGGCGCTGTTCACCCAGGGTGAAACCCAGCTCGGCCGGGTTTTCGTCAACGAATCCGTTCTGACGAACGGCAACGCTCTCCACGTCCTCGACTACGAGCGGGCGAGCGAGGTCGTTAAAACGGCCTCCCATCGGGGCATCAGCCTCTGCTACTGCCGGCACAAAATGGAGCATGCCGGCCGGGCCTGCGACGCGCCCCAGGATATCTGCATGACCTTCAATACCACGGCGGCCTCCCTCGCCCGACACGGCTATGCCCGGTCCGTCGACGTCGCCGAGGGCTTGGCGCTCCTCGACGAGGCCCGGGAACGCAATCTCGTTCAGTTCGGCGAGAACGTCAGGAAGAGCGTGGGTTTCATCTGCAATTGCTGCGGCTGTTGCTGCGAGGCCATGATCGCCCAGCGCCGCTTCGGACTTCTCCGGCCCGTTCACACGACGAATTTTCTTCCCGAGATCGATCCCGTTTCGTGCAACGGATGCGGCGAGTGCGTGGCCGTCTGCCCCGTCGAAGCCATGACCCTGATCTCCGCCAACGACCCGGCTCACCCGCGGAAGAAAAAAGCCAAGCTCGATGAACAGGTCTGTCTGGGATGCGGCATCTGCCTCCGAGTCTGCAAATCGAAGAGCCTCCGGCTCGTCTCGAGGCCCGAGCGGGTCATCACGCCGCTCGATTCCACCCACAAGGCCGTCCTCATGGCCATCGAGAGGGGCAAGCTCCAGAATCTGGTTTTCGACAACCAGGCGCACGCCGGCCACCGGGCCATGGCCGCGATTCTCGGGGTCATCCTGAAGCTTCCGCCGATCAAACAGGCCATGGCCTCGAAGCAGATGAAATCGCGCTATCTCGAAACCCTGATCGCCCGCCTTTGA
- the dapF gene encoding diaminopimelate epimerase codes for MRISKLHSLGNDFLVLTPGEEVEEDKLFSFALSVCDRHTGAGADGLLVLSFADRERNRIRFRIFNPDGSEAEISGNGLRCAAACLFHQDLVTNSTILFLTPSGERTCRLVSRRDHAFEIRIELGEPKFSSDDIPFDDGRSHETLIDYPLSIQKRIYPITCVSMGNPHCDLFFDRFPSRIEWHQIGQAIETHPFFPKRTNVEFIKVVNKQEIEVLFWERGVGETLSSGSGSSAAAIAAMLKGLTDHNVRVRTSLGEAIVEWVDGKVLQTGPAEVIFVGEYFPRSA; via the coding sequence ATGCGGATATCCAAGCTCCATTCCCTGGGAAACGATTTCCTGGTTCTGACCCCGGGAGAGGAGGTCGAGGAGGACAAACTCTTCTCCTTCGCCCTTTCCGTCTGCGATCGTCACACCGGCGCGGGCGCGGACGGTCTGCTGGTCCTCTCGTTTGCCGACCGTGAACGGAACCGGATCCGTTTCCGCATTTTCAACCCCGACGGAAGCGAAGCCGAAATCTCGGGCAATGGACTGCGCTGTGCGGCGGCCTGTCTGTTTCACCAGGATCTGGTCACGAACTCAACCATTCTATTTCTGACGCCGTCGGGCGAAAGGACCTGCCGTCTCGTCAGCCGGCGGGATCACGCCTTCGAGATCCGGATCGAGCTCGGCGAACCCAAGTTTTCGTCCGACGACATCCCCTTCGACGACGGCCGCTCTCACGAAACCCTGATCGACTATCCCCTCTCCATCCAGAAACGGATCTATCCCATCACCTGCGTCTCCATGGGCAACCCCCACTGCGACCTCTTTTTCGACCGGTTCCCGTCCCGGATCGAATGGCATCAGATCGGACAGGCCATCGAAACGCATCCGTTCTTCCCCAAGAGAACCAATGTCGAATTCATCAAGGTCGTCAACAAGCAGGAGATCGAAGTCCTCTTCTGGGAACGCGGCGTCGGAGAAACGCTCTCCTCAGGCAGCGGCTCCAGCGCCGCCGCCATCGCGGCCATGTTGAAAGGATTGACGGATCACAACGTGCGCGTCCGGACGAGTTTGGGAGAGGCGATCGTCGAATGGGTCGACGGGAAGGTCCTCCAAACCGGACCGGCCGAAGTTATTTTCGTCGGCGAGTATTTCCCGCGGTCCGCTTGA